A single window of Dermacentor albipictus isolate Rhodes 1998 colony chromosome 1, USDA_Dalb.pri_finalv2, whole genome shotgun sequence DNA harbors:
- the LOC135900402 gene encoding enoyl-CoA hydratase domain-containing protein 3, mitochondrial-like codes for MMPTFLCSAMKICNRGVRSCLRGLLSTNYPVAPSDLTKELHTTTSYRAGLVSVNDVNGIREITLNNPKKRNVLSLAVLRELDACFKEVDKENAVRCVVLSSSGPVFSSGHDLKELKIESSDTAKIGEIFTVCTHVMTAIRKLSVPVVAQVNGLAAAAGCQLVATCDIVLATDKASFSLPGAAFGLFCSTPGIAVARCVPQKMSAYMLFTGSTISAQEALRSGLVSKVVPEDKLQEETDHVVSAIVAKSKSVLSLGKKFYYRQIQMGIEDAYAEGERVMLHNLEYSDSQEGINAFAEKRKPCWEHTDRKF; via the coding sequence ATGATGCCAACATTTTTGTGCTCTGCGATGAAAATTTGTAATCGTGGAGTTCGCTCTTGTTTACGGGGCTTGCTTTCAACGAATTATCCAGTCGCACCTAGCGACCTGACCAAGGAACTCCACACGACTACATCGTATCGTGCTGGCCTCGTCTCGGTGAACGACGTGAACGGTATCCGGGAAATTACCCTTAACAATCCAAAAAAACGGAACGTCTTGTCACTTGCTGTGCTTAGGGAACTGGACGCTTGTTTTAAGGAGGTCGACAAGGAAAACGCCGTTCGCTGCGTTGTCCTTTCTAGCAGCGGGCCTGTCTTCAGCTCGGGACATGACCTGAAGGAGCTGAAAATTGAGTCCAGTGATACCGCTAAAATTGGAGAGATATTTACCGTCTGCACCCACGTCATGACGGCGATACGTAAGCTGTCTGTTCCTGTCGTCGCGCAGGTGAATGGTCTCGCGGCGGCGGCAGGTTGCCAGCTGGTCGCCACCTGCGACATCGTACTGGCCACGGACAAGGCTTCCTTCTCGCTTCCAGGTGCTGCGTTCGGTCTGTTCTGCTCGACGCCTGGCATCGCGGTAGCCCGTTGCGTGCCACAGAAGATGTCTGCCTACATGCTGTTCACTGGCAGCACCATAAGTGCTCAAGAAGCGCTGAGAAGTGGCCTGGTGAGCAAAGTGGTCCCCGAGGATAAGCTTCAAGAGGAAACAGACCATGTGGTCTCGGCCATCGTGGCCAAGAGCAAATCCGTTCTGTCTCTCGGCAAGAAGTTTTACTATAGACAGATTCAGATGGGTATCGAGGACGCGTACGCTGAAGGTGAGCGAGTGATGCTCCACAACTTGGAGTACAGCGACTCGCAGGAAGGTATCAACGCCTTCGCCGAGAAGAGGAAACCATGCTGGGAACACACAGACCGAAAATTTTAG